The proteins below are encoded in one region of Telopea speciosissima isolate NSW1024214 ecotype Mountain lineage chromosome 10, Tspe_v1, whole genome shotgun sequence:
- the LOC122642094 gene encoding calcium-dependent protein kinase 20-like, with the protein MGNCCATPVTSSGKQKGKKNKPNPFSIDYAANHGTGGGHKLTVLKNPTGRDLGVTYELGRELGRGEFGITYLCTDKSTEAAFACKSISKKKLRSTVDIEDVRREVEIMKHLPKHPNIVSLKDTYEDDNAVHLVMELCEGGELFDRIVARGHYSERAAAVVTRTIVEVVQMCHKHGVMHRDLKPENFLFANKKETAPLKAIDFGLSVFFKPGERFTEIVGSPYYMAPEVLKRNYGPEVDVWSAGVILYILLCGVPPFWAETEQGVAQAIIRSVIDFKRDPWPKVSDNAKDLVKRMLDPDPKRRLTAQEVLDHPWLQNAKKAPDVNLGENVRARLQQFSVMNKLKKRALRVIAEHLSHEEVARIKEAFEMMDTAKTGKINLEQLRSGAKNLGHPIPDADLQILMQAADVDGDGALDYGEFVAVSVHMRKIENDEHLRKAFAFFDQNQSGYIEIEELREALADEVGNNEEVINAIIRDVDTDKDGRISYEEFSAMMKAGTDWRKASRQYSRERFNTLSLKLMKDGSLQVTTNEGR; encoded by the exons ATGGGGAATTGCTGTGCAACGCCAGTGACTTCGTCGGGGAAgcaaaagggtaaaaaaaataagCCCAACCCTTTCTCGATTGATTATGCTGCGAATCATGGAACCGGAGGTGGACACAAGCTAACTGTCTTGAAAAATCCGACGGGTCGAGACCTTGGGGTCACATACGAGCTGGGTCGCGAGCTTGGTAGAGGTGAATTCGGGATCACGTATTTGTGCACCGACAAATCGACAGAGGCCGCATTTGCCTgcaaatcaatctcaaagaagaAGCTGAGAAGTACAGTAGATATCGAAGATGTGAGGAGAGAGGTGGAGATCATGAAACATTTGCCCAAACACCCAAATATTGTGAGCTTGAAGGATACGTACGAGGATGATAATGCCGTCCATCTAGTGATGGAGCTGTGCGAAGGCGGTGAATTGTTCGATCGAATCGTTGCGAGGGGACACTACAGTGAACGGGCCGCTGCCGTTGTTACTCGAACCATCGTTGAAGTTGTTCAG ATGTGCCACAAACATGGGGTGATGCACCGGGACCTCAAACCTGAGAACTTTTTATTTGCAAACAAGAAGGAAACAGCTCCCCTGAAGGCAATTGACTTTGGGTTATCTGTTTTCTTTAAACCAG GTGAGCGGTTTACAGAGATAGTTGGAAGTCCTTACTACATGGCTCCAGAGGTTCTGAAGCGAAATTATGGCCCAGAGGTTGATGTCTGGAGTGCTGGAGTGATCCTTTACATTTTATTATGTGGTGTCCCACCTTTCTGGGCAG AAACTGAGCAAGGAGTTGCACAGGCTATCATTCGCTCAGTGATAGATTTTAAGAGAGACCCTTGGCCTAAAGTTTCTGATAATGCAAAAGACCTTGTGAAGAGGATGCTTGATCCAGATCCAAAGCGGCGATTGACAGCTCAGGAAGTACTTG ATCATCCTTGGTTGCAAAATGCGAAGAAGGCTCCAGATGTCAATCTGGGTGAAAATGTCAGAGCTAGACTCCAACAATTCTCTGTAATGAACAAGCTCAAAAAAAGAGCTTTAAGG GTGATTGCTGAACATTTGTCACATGAGGAAGTGGCTAGAATAAAGGAAGCATTTGAGATGATGGACACTGCAAAAACTGGAAAGATCAACCTTGAGCAGCTAAGATCTGGAGCAAAAAATCTTGGCCACCCTATCCCTGATGCAGACCTCCAGATTCTAATGCAGGCT GCCGATGTGGATGGTGATGGAGCTCTGGACTATGGAGAATTTGTCGCTGTTTCAGTACACATGAGAAAGATTGAGAACGATGAGCATCTTCGTAAAGCTTTTGCATTTTTTGACCAAAACCAGAGTGGTTACATAGAGATTGAAGAGCTACGGGAAGCCTTGGCTGATGAAGTCGGTAACAATGAGGAAGTCATCAATGCCATTATTCGCGATGTGGACACGGACAAG GATGGACGCATTAGTTATGAAGAATTTTCTGCGATGATGAAGGCA